Sequence from the Bos indicus x Bos taurus breed Angus x Brahman F1 hybrid chromosome 16, Bos_hybrid_MaternalHap_v2.0, whole genome shotgun sequence genome:
TAAACACTGAATgtgtttttatagaaaaatattggCAAGAAGCATAATAGAATATTTAGAATAACTATAGTTGAATTTAGAGATAATGGGGTAAAATATGGTGTTTAACTCCTTTTTGCGTACATGCATTCTTGAATTTTTCTATCTTTAATGTGTATCACCTCTGAAACATAGAATATGTTATTTTAACATAAAGACATATACAAAGTAAGGGTATatattccttggtggctcagtggttaagaatctacctgcaattcagagacacaggagataagggttcaatctcggggttgggaagatgctctggagtaggaaatgacaacccactccagtattattgcctgggaaatgtcatggacagagagcctggtgggctacagtccatggggtcccacatagtcagacatgattgagcaactgaacacacatataaGGTAAGATAACATGTGTTGGGAATTCTAGAGCCCTCTTTTGTAATGATCTTCAGATCTAATAACATTTTCATGATTTTGCTGGTATAGAGTTTTTGAAACATTAAACCACAAAGGtctgaaatgtgatttttatgTTCATACATTACAAACAGCATAGTTAGCTTCAATCAGTtgacataaacatttttaatgtctAAAAATCATGACATAATAGTTCACTTTGTGGCCACACGAATTCCTACCtttcccatatgtaaaatatattcacCCATTTCCAACAGCCCTCAAAGTTTTAATCTGTTCGAGCATCAACTCTAAGGCCCAGATTTTACTTAAATATCTTCTAAATAAGTTATGAGTGAGACTCAGTTACAGGTCCACCCTTGGGCAAAATTTCTATTCATGTATGATTCTGTGAACCCAGAAAATAAGTAatgcatttctaaaattaaaacagaCATAGGATAGATATTACCATTCAAGAATTGACAAatggaaaatttttgaaaaaaaagggTAACAGATCACAAACTCAAAACCCATCAGGAGAATTTTCATTAGGTTCCAAGAACAGAGAACAATCAACGGTGAAGGTGATGTTCTGTCCTTGTGCCACTAGGGGGCACCCCAGCTTCTTGGCCCCCCAGGCACGTGAGCCTACTTTCTCAACTGGAAGAGGCCCTGTTGGCCCAGACTTCTGGTGCAGGGCTCTGTCTTTGAAGACATTCTTCCTTTATTTATATGATGACTGTTACTTTCAGCTCAGGCTGGAAGCATTTCTACTGGTATAGAAATGCTTTCTACTGGGATGACATTCTCAAAACTTTGTCAGTCTCTTGCACACTAATAGGTGCCAGTTCTCAGCTCTGCAGGTACATCACAGGTCTTTCCTGGATAACAGCCTCTCTATTTCTGGCTTAGGCTGAGACAGTTTTTTGGATCTCAAGTCACGTGCCAAACCTTTTAAGCCAAGGACCGGCCAGCTTCACTCTGGGCTTGACTGGGGAGTACACTCTGGATAGGCTGAGAAATGTCAACTCATCTCATGCTGATTTCTTTTGGCTTGACAGTTCATCCTTCAATTTACATCTTATCACATGTATTTTACTACAGGCAGCAAGAGGAAATCAGGTGGATCTTCCATAGTTGGTTTGCGAATCTCCAAGTTcatcttaaatattttgttaattttgtgtCAGCTTGGCTAGACTACAGTACTCAAGCACTTGGTCAAATTATCAACCTAGATGTTTCTCTAAAGGCATCTTAAGATGTGATTAAAATTTAATCACAGACTTTGAACAAAGCAAAGTACCTTCCATAAAGTAGGTGTCCATCCAATCTGTTGATGGCTTTAAGAGAAAACACTGAGCTCCTTCCAGAAAGAAGGAACTCTACCTCCAGACAGCCTTCAAACTCAAAACTGCAACACACATGCTTTCTAGGTTTCCAGGCTGCCCCCTGCAGGTTTCAGACTTGCCAGTCTCACAATCACATGAGACAATTCTTTAAACAAATCTTCACTTCTCCATGTATGTCTGTCCCtctgtccgtgtgtgtgtgtgtgtgtgcgcgcacgcgtGTATTATACTAATTTAGAATATGCTTCTATTCCTCTAAAAAGAACTCTTAATTCTTTATATAGACTTTGGCAATGAGGGATCCTAAAGGAAGAAAACCTTTAGGATAAGTTTTCAAAATTGGTTCTGGAATTTCTGAAATTTATTCTcaaatctgatttttcttttttttagattttcttgatggaccatttttaaagtctttatggagtttgttacaatatttcttctgtttacattttggttttttggtcacaaggtatgtgggatcctagctcctcaACTGAGGCTCAGACCCACACCCCCCGGGGTTGGAAGGTAAAATCttaaccagtgaaccaccagggaagtctcctcaaATCTGACTTTTTTAACAGCACGAATGCATCTACTGCCCAGAGGAAAGATGACGCTAATAGTCCATGGCATGCTGTGATGATAAAGATACACAAAATATCAACAATCGATACCTCCAATTGTATTTATAGGAGACAAGTATTTGATATCGTAGAGCATTTTTGTAAAACTAATGAGTAGAATTGGGTGGGCTGGTTGATCCTCGTTGCAAGAGACAAAGTGAAGAAAGAATGAGACGAGCTCGGGAACTGAAACAGACAGTTCAGATGCTGCACAAATGCCCTTAAAGTTTCCCTGCTGACCCTGAATAAAATCCTTATCTCCTGTACCCACTGAGCTGGGATCCCTGAAAAGGAAACCCAGAGTTTCATTCTACCAGTAGCTAGATTACAgtgaaaattatgttttcaacCACACTAGGATGTCTGCAGTTAAAGTTGAAAAGAATGGGGTCCAAGAATTAGAATGAAAATAGTTGGAAAATTGGCCACGAGATGGAAAGATGTATGTGGATAGATCTCTCTGATGAGCAAAAAAGGTGAGGAAATGTATGTCCAATGTGATCCTCACCAAAGATTGATCTCAGCAGAGGCAAATTTAAAAGTCAAGTGGGTAAGATGATGTGTTTGGTGGATACAGTCAGACTGTCCCCAGCCTCTGCTGTTATGTCCTGGTGGGTTCACGTACAAATGGGCCATGGTTTCAGAACGAAAGTTATTTATGCTCTCAGAAACATGACTTCCACTCCACAAAGCCTATCCCCTTAGCCCCTGCTGAGTGTCCTGTCTGCTAGCAGCAGAGACCAGCTGAGTCTCTAGTGTGGCacaatcccagggtgaggaccACCCACCTGATGGCAGGTGATTCCTCTGACACTTAATCATGGAAGGGGCTGTGCTTTGTTcttcctggaatacaaagtcactCTGGATGGACATGCTTTCCCTGCACAATGCATCTGCCAAAACAACCCTCTGTGGACGGTGGCGGTCCACAGAGCAATGCTTCTGATCAAGGAACTCACGtcacaggaaaagaaatgcagcagTGGCCTAGTGAATTTTGGAATTCACTAGTGAATGTATAGGCCCCAGCAACCTGAAGCAGTTCGATTGATAGAACAGTGGCAGAGCAGTCAGAAAACTCAGTTTCAGTGAGTTTCCAAGGTGTCAGTCCTTTGCCCGGTTGTGGCCATTTTCCCTCTGCGCTAAGTCAGCATCTGATACATGGtggtgtgtctccttggacaagaTTAATAGCACCAGGAATCCAGTGGAAATGGGAGTGACACACTCTtgtggtgtgctgtgcttagtcgctcagtcatgtccaactctttgtgaccccatggaccgtagcctgccaggtaccactgtccatgaggattctccaggtaagaatactggagtgggttgccatgccccctccagggtatctttgtGTGcatctgaatatatttttaaattaaaaggtgCCTCAAAGCacattaaagaatatttaatgtCAATAATATGCTGAAACTCTTGTACTCACTACTGTTAtctcaagtgatttttttttcttttttttaaattggtgctTCCCTAagcaccagcttccctggtggctcagacactaaagaatctgcctgcaatgtgagagacccgagtttgattcctgggtcaggaagatctccttgggaaggaaatggcaatccactccagcattcttgcctggagaatcccatggacagaggctggtgggctatagtccactgggtctcaaagagtcagagatgactgagggactttcccTTTATAAGCACAAGAAAGAATACACGGTGGAGTGAGGTCCAAAGACACGTTGGTTTCCATAGAGCCCCAAGCAAAGCATGAGAAAGTGATGGTGAGATGGAATCAGTTATTCACATACGCTTCACCTGGCTGAGAGGGAACTTCAACGATTTTTGAGaagtgtttaatttaaaaattagatttttatatCACTTTTGGAGTCAGTCTGttactgtcttaaaaaaaaaaaaaaagacttgtaaaAGTACATATCAGGGAATGAATTCAAGAAACTGTTGGGAAACCACTACTAGGAAATCAGggatttttaaagctctttgaACTTTGATATTTACTAAGTAACCTCACTTAACTAGCATCATATTGATAGAAATCCCCTTAAATTCAGTCACACTTGATGAGCCGCTAAACAACCAAACAACACAACTGGAATATGTATATGAACATGCCGTTGGGAATGTCTAATATACTGTTATACTCAATGTCGTCCTCACCCCGTGGGTTTCCTGTGCTCATGGAAAAAGTTGAAACAGATCTGAACACTCAGTTCCCCTCCTGAGTGTAACTTCATGTTTATCCACCTCCATGTGCCTCTGTAGAAATCGTCTATATTTGTCATCACGATGGAGAGTAAACTTACAGGAAAATTCCCACACACTCtcctagggaaaaagaaaagtcataaaTTAATTAAGTTTTCTGGTTTTTGAGTTGCACATCAAAAGGATTCTCAATACTAACTAtgcaaatagagaaagacaaatgccatatgatatcacttatatgtggagtctaaaatatgacaaaaggaacccatttatgaaacagactcacagacatggagagcAGACCCGTGGCTGCCAACGGTGTGGGGGAGGAAGAGTAGGGAGAGTGGCATTAGCAGACACGAGCTACTATAGATACGAAAGATAAAACAAAGCTACCATACGGCACAgcgaactgtattcaatattgtGAGACAAACCACAAAGGAAATGAATGTGAAGAagaatatatgcataactgaactATTTTACTATACAAGAGAAATAAACACAgcatcgtaaatcaactatacttcaataaaaacatttttttaaagggttCTATTTTGTTTACCAACCAAAAGGCAACTGTCTGTCACCTCACTCTTTCTGGGGAAAACTTCTCTTCCCTGCTGAATTACATTGGTGCACAAAACGTAATCTCTGGGTGGGTGtgtatttctgaactctcttctTTCTACTGATCAGTTTGACTATCATTAGCCAACTACCACATGGTGATAAACACAATACCTTAATTATAAATCTAGATATCTGGTATTAtgaatcttcttttattttcaagattgaTCTGGCCATTGGCACATGCATTTTTAAATCATATCATTAACTTTTGGAGGACAAATTAAAGAATCACCATCTACTTCTTCcttgatttgcattttaacatttttctcagttttgttttacAATTTGCAGTGTAGCACTcttcaaacattttctcaaatgcatttcataaagttttttaactatttataaaAGTCAGTGTGGCTTTTAATAAAAGCCACAGTGTggcttttcaatttttgtttcgtATGAATTTTTTAATACAATTGGTCTAACAGCCTTTTTTTGGTGGAAGCCTTAATTTGTAAACATTACGTGTTATAATTACATTTTGCTCTGCCCTTACCACTTACCAGCGtaatggctttttttcttttgcctcagTGAATTCAACACCATCTGGACTATTTATTATAAAACACTCTTTATTATTATATGgtaattctctttttaattttattttatctgattttGCAGTTTCACCCCATAAATACTCATGTGGATTTTGTAGATAAGGAGAAATATGAAGATTTGGGGGAATTTCCCCAAAAATGGGTAAATACAGGGCCCAGTTTAGTTCCATTTTTTCAAGGGTTGGACACTTAccattttttgctttctttcagtaTGTCAAGTACTCATTGTTGTAGTTTGTATTAGtttataatatttctttagaGAAGGGTTAGTTGCTATAAGCTGTTTTTCTATTCTGGAAGTTTTAATgacattaataaataatttagtaTTTTGAAACTATTATAGTAATATTATGTAAGGAAATAATAATTTCTGTGCATTAACTCTCACATTGGTGACTgatctattttcttttcctttataatagTATTATATTTTCCATGTTAATTATCTGCTTGATAATTAGATAATAGAATTTCTTGATAATAGAAATTCTCTTCTATTAAAAGAATTACAGTTTAAATGATGACAAATATAATTggttatataaatacacacatataaacaaaataaagaataaaagcaaataagTCAGTGAAAGAACAGATGCAGATTCTTGAGTTATATTCCTATAAAAAGAAGATTATCATTGTGTACAtctgaatatgttttaaaattaaaaggtgcCTCAAAGTACGTTATAGAAaagtaaatggtaacccactccagtatctcttcctgggaaatcccatggacagaggagcctagcagctagagtccatggggtcacaaagagtcagactcaaggaagcacacacacaaagcacattCAATACTTAATGCCGAGAATAcactgaaactcctgtacttatTAGCATGATCCCAAGTGAGTTCCAAAAAAACTGGTGCTTCCCTAAGCACAAGAAAATATAGAGGGTGGAGTAAGGTCCAAAAACACATCCATTTTCATAAATCCCTACCCCACGCAAAGCTGGGAAAAGGTAAGTAAAGGCCATGAGAAAGTGTTAGTGACATGGACTCGGTTACTCATTTGGCTGAGAAAGAAATGGTGTTTTTTCAAGaagtgtttaatttaaaaatcagtgttttataTCACTTTGGAGGCCAGTCTAGTACTCTccctaaaaagaaacaaactcatacaagtacatttgttgttgttcagtcactcaatcgtgtccgactctttgggaccccatggactgcaacacaccagacttccctgtgcttcaccatttcccggagcttACTCCAACACGTATCCACTGAGGTGGTGATACCgttcaaccgtctcatcctctgggttcccttctcttcttgccttctgtctttcccaacaGACAAGTACATATCTGGGAATGAATTCAAGAAATTGTTTTGAAACCACTTCCAGGAATTCAGGGATTTGGCAAAGTTCTTTGAACTTTGATACTAAGTGACCTCACTTAACTAGCATCACATTGATAGATATCCCCTTAAATTCGGAGTCACACTTGAGGAGCTGCTAAACAACCAAACCACACAACTGGAACATCTGCATGAACCTGCCTTTGAGAATGTCTAACATGCTGTTACTACTCAATGTCATCCTCACCCTGTGGGTTTGCTGTGCTCATGGGCGAGGTAAGTTGAAACAGATCTGAACACTCAGCTTCCCTCTTAAGCGTAGCTTCGTGTTTTACCTACTTTCATgggtctttatattttaataggcGACTTGTGGAAATTGTCCGCATTGTGTCGTCATGATGAAGAGTAAACTTATAGGGAAATTACCTCATActctaaggaaaagaaaatacattatgttttctctctcttcttttcccctgTATAATGTCAATATTAGAAACACTTCCAAAGAACATAAACATCCTGCGTTTCTCCAGGACCTTTGCACCCTGTTAGTTATAGACTGTCCCAGATCTTTATCACTACTACAAGTGAGATAATTAAGCTAAGAAGAAGAATAAATTCATCAGTGGGATTATTAACAAACATAAAACTACTCACTAATGTAcaataactattttttttcttaaggaaaaacgtgtgattttccagaaataaaacatggaagcatatataatgaaaatagatataaaaaaatCTTCCCAGCTGATGTAGGGAAATATTTCTACTACACCTGTGAACACAGCTTTGTGACTCCTTCACAATCACTCTGGACTCGAATAAACTGTACAGAGGAAGGATGGTCCCCAACACCAAAGTGCCTCAGTGAGTAAGCACCCTACTCATTACTGGGATGAATTATCAGTGTGTCCAGTGGGTGGAGAGGCTGTGCCTGAAGGAATTTCAGGGTCTGGACAGTGGAGACCAGAGGAGCCAGCAAAGATGACCTAAGACAGTTATTATGAGAAGATGTCTGTGGAAAGTgactttacaaatgaaaaatgttttcattatacAAGTTGGAATTAATGACATGGCATACTAATTTTTTACATGCATGGCCAAATTTTAAGAAGCAATTTTTTTGTACTTGATTTCTCTTTGGAACTTCGCAAAATGTCATACTCTTTCATTGCAAAATGAGTACCAGTCATTTTTTGCCTTTTAGGACAGTGCTTTTTCCCTTGGGTGGAAAATGGTCAATCTACATCTTCAGGACAAACGCACCGAGAAGGTGACATCATTCACATTGTGTGTGATACTGGCTACAGCCTCCCAAATGGTCAGAGCAACATTACATGTGGAGAAAGAGGCTGGTCCTCCCCTCCTGAATGCCGTCATGTCTGTGAGTAACATGCTGTGCTCTCAGGTCCGGTATTCACTTATATTTTATAGAGAAATAACAATATTAAGTACAGGCAATATTGCTGTTGCTACCATCATCACCTTTTCAGTTCAAGGTTCCAACTCTGCCTAAGTAGAGCTGCAAATATCTGGGTCATCACTAGAAAATCATTTTGTCTACTTACATAAGTTAAATGTAGGTAATAATAGCAAACACTAGCCAAGAACATGGTGAAAAACTATAATTCTCACATTATATAGTTTCTTCAGTGAACGATTTTTATCAGAATCAACAAATCTTGGTAATACATATTgtgctgcttttgaatatacagCATTTTAATGTGAATCCTAATAGCTTCACATAATGTAACAATGCATCAAAAGAAGCAAGTCAAAATATGGTTCTCTCATGGAactttaatggagaaggcaatggcaccccactccagtactcttgcctggcaaatcccatggatggaggagcctggtaggctgcagtccatggggtcgcacagagtcagacacgactgaagcgacttagcagcaacagagcctggtaggctgcagtccatggggtcactaagagtcagacacaactgagcgacttcactttctcttttcaccttcatgccttggaaaaggaaatggcaacccactccagtgttcttgcctggagaatcccagggacgggggagcctggtgggctgccgactatggggtcgcacagagtcggacacgactgaagtgacttagcagcagcagcatggaactTTAAAAGGCAGCCAGTTGACTCTGACAAGGTCCTTCAGCAAGTAAGTGAATGATACATAGGGAggaaacaaagggaaagaaaactagCCTTTTTCAAATTTGTCAAATTGAATATTTCAGTTACCACACGTGGCTTTTACTTGAACTTAGGACAAACCTAGTTATAGTTGTTGAAATAGGCCATTCCAGTTGTTTAATGATCTTTCCTATCACGACGATGCATGTTTTCCATAGCACCAAGCAATTCCCTGAAACTGTCTAACTGGAAATACGATCAGTTCCCACAGGCAGACGCTCAGGCCCCCAAGACTTCTTCCTCCCATCGCCCACTTCACAAGTCAGTCACCAGTCTAGCTTGTCATCTATGCTTTTGTCTACGGGCTATGTATTAGAGGGTCCCACCTCTTCTTCCcattcaattaatttgctagagtggttcacagaactgaaagaaacatTTGGTTTCCCAGATTCCCAGCttaaagaatataaagaacaTAACTGAGGAACactcagatggaagagatgcatagggTGAGGTGTGTAGAAGGCGAGGAACTTCCAGGCCCCTCGTAGTAGCCACTCTTCCAGCACATCCACATGTTCACCAACCAGGAATCTCTCAGAATCCCATCCTTTTTTTCTTATGGAGGTTTTATGACAGGGGCAATTGATTACGCCATGGGCCATCAGCAGTTGATGCGATCTGCAGCCACTCTTCCCTCCCTGGAGGTCAGGGTTGTGGGATTGAAACTTTTAATCTTCTCATCACAAGGTTGGCCCCCCTGGCAACCAACTCAGGtgttttccattgtatatatacagtggaatactacacagccacAAAAGAGAATGAAGTAGTGCCATCTGTAACAGCATGGATAGCCCCAGAGAATATAATCTTCAGTGAAATGCACTCAACTCAGAAAGTCAAATACtctgatatcatttatatatggaatctaaaaaataatataactgaatgtatatgcaaaacagaaacagactcccagataTAGGAAAAAATTCATAGTTACCAAAAGATGGAAGGAAGTAGGGAGGGGCAAGTTAGAGGTATGGGACTAAGGGGTACTAAGTACCATGTATTATATAGAACAGATATGCCACACGGGTATATGGTATAGCAGAGGGAATTACAGTCTCTGTCTTAAACTACAagggagtataatctataaaagtaCTGCATCACCATGCTATACACCTCAGACTAACACAGTATTGGAAACCAATTGtacctcagttaaaaaaaacccaatcatTCTGTTTGTTAGTGAGGATTCAACTGGAActctcacacattgctggtgggaatgtaagatggTACAATCACTCTGAATATCAGTGTGGCAGTTTCCTATAGATTTAATCATGCATGTATCAGATagcccagcaatttcacttttaaatatacaGCAGGAAATAGGAAATACATGTTTACTCGAAGACTTGAGTTCAGGTGCTCATAAATAGCTCAATTATAACTGCCACAAGCTGGAAGCACTTCAAAAGACAgtcaacagaggataaaatggataaacatacTTATGTTTATATAAAGCTACCCTGCTCCACAATGAAAAGGAGTGAGCTAATGATGCAAGACACCACAGAGCAGACGGGGCCCGACATTTGATGCCATAAAGCAGCCAGATGCAAGAGAAGGCATGTTGTATGAATCCATAAACAAAGTTGTAGGAAGACAGCATTGCTCCGGAGGGACAGAAAACATGAGCTTCCAAGAGGAGGAGAgttgtgggggagggatggagtagaAATGGAACAGGAACAGCAGAACTGTAAAGGGAGAAGAAAACTGCCTCTAGTGGGTTGGGTTTGTGACACTTACACATTGTCACATCATTGGCTGACACGtggattttattgtatgtaattcAAATCTGAATACAGAtgattttaacaatttttaaaaatcacctttatTGGGTGATTATGGGAAATGAATCTAAAAAACAGTCGATATATGTATAAGAGATTCACTTTGCTTtccgcctgaaactaacacaacactgcaaatcaactatactgcaataaaaacaaTTTCCAGgaagagatacatgtatatgtataactgagtcactttactgaACACTGTACTGAACACCTGAGTCACTTTACTGAACAGTTCAGCTGTGCTCTGAtatagaataaatttttttttaaatgagcatttGCAAACCAAACATATAGGTGTCCAAAAAACTGTAATGTGATTGAATTATTATTAAttgaagaaaggaaacagaagcaatCTGCTAAACAGAGATtaataaaatagagaatataCAAAATTATTAGAAACAAGAAATTCcaaacagaaagaagagaacaATTATGAAATACAGACAAAAATAGCACAGAGATTAGAGTGATGTCAGCAAGATAAAGGATAAGATGCTCCTCCTGGTATCCCACCttccataataaaaatttagCATCTATCCACAAAAGTAACTTTACGGCAGATGTAAGATCCAGGTTCCAGGAGACCATGAAACCCCCAGGGTGCAGTCCAAACACAAGGACAGGCATCTTGTTCCCTTCCAGCGCGGGTGAAAAGTCTAGGCTCATCAAAGGCCCCTGCTGATCAAGGTGAAGAGAGCGTTACTCTTAGGTTTCCTCTGTGGTGTTTTTCTAGACTAAGTCCTGTACTGTGAAAAATGTTTCTGCCTTGCTAGGTTGGTCCTTTCCTGGGCCTGTGCCTAAAGAAAGCAGAACCTTCTTGTGAcctttttgtttgttaattttgcCTGAATGTGAGATCATTTCTGGGTTGCAATCTCAGTGCCCGGT
This genomic interval carries:
- the LOC113906941 gene encoding complement factor H-related protein 2-like; this translates as MNLPLRMSNMLLLLNVILTLWVCCAHGRGKTCDFPEIKHGSIYNENRYKKIFPADVGKYFYYTCEHSFVTPSQSLWTRINCTEEGWSPTPKCLRQCFFPWVENGQSTSSGQTHREGDIIHIVCDTGYSLPNGQSNITCGERGWSSPPECRHVYPRGRCGPPPPIDNGDTVSFPLSQYPPGSAVEYQCQAYYVLQGNRHIVCRNGEWSEPPKCLDACVISEEMMKQHNIQLKWRDDKKLYTRTDDTIEFTCKRGYRPTTPNRTFRTTCHEGKVVYPHCE